In Pseudomonas fluorescens NCIMB 11764, a single window of DNA contains:
- a CDS encoding O-succinylhomoserine sulfhydrylase, whose protein sequence is MSQDWDAGRLDSDLEGVAFDTLAVRAGQHRTPEGEHGDPMFFTSSYVFRTAADAAARFAGEVPGNVYSRYTNPTVRAFEERIAALESAEQAVATATGMAAIMAVVMSLCSAGDHVLVSRSVFGSTISLFEKYFKRFGIEVDYVPLADLSGWDAAIKANTKLLFVESPSNPLAELVDIAELSKIAHAKGAMLVVDNCFCTPALQQPLKMGADIVVHSATKFIDGQGRCMGGVVAGRSEQMKEVVGFLRTAGPTLSPFNAWIFLKGLETLSLRMKAHCANAQQLAEWLEQQDGVEKVHYAGLKSHPQHALAQRQQKGFGAVVSFEVKGGKEGAWRFIDATRLISITANLGDSKTTITHPSTTSHGRLAPQEREAAGIRDSLIRIAVGLEDVADLQADLARGLAAL, encoded by the coding sequence ATGAGTCAGGATTGGGATGCCGGTCGGCTGGACAGCGACCTCGAAGGCGTAGCGTTCGATACCCTGGCCGTACGCGCCGGTCAGCACCGCACGCCGGAAGGCGAACACGGTGATCCGATGTTCTTCACTTCCAGCTACGTCTTCCGTACCGCCGCCGACGCGGCCGCGCGCTTCGCCGGGGAAGTGCCGGGCAACGTTTACTCGCGTTACACCAACCCGACCGTTCGCGCGTTCGAAGAGCGCATTGCCGCGCTGGAAAGCGCTGAGCAGGCCGTAGCGACCGCCACCGGCATGGCCGCGATCATGGCGGTGGTGATGAGCCTGTGCAGTGCTGGCGATCATGTGCTGGTGTCGCGCAGCGTGTTCGGTTCGACCATCAGCCTGTTCGAGAAGTACTTCAAGCGTTTCGGCATCGAAGTCGATTACGTGCCTCTGGCGGACCTGTCCGGCTGGGATGCGGCAATCAAGGCCAATACCAAATTGCTGTTCGTCGAATCGCCGTCCAACCCGCTGGCGGAGCTGGTGGATATCGCCGAGTTGTCGAAAATCGCTCACGCCAAAGGCGCGATGCTGGTAGTGGACAACTGCTTCTGCACGCCTGCGTTGCAGCAGCCTCTGAAGATGGGCGCGGACATCGTCGTGCACTCGGCGACCAAGTTCATCGACGGCCAGGGTCGTTGCATGGGCGGCGTCGTGGCCGGTCGTAGCGAGCAGATGAAAGAGGTCGTCGGTTTTCTGCGCACTGCCGGGCCAACCTTGAGCCCGTTCAATGCCTGGATTTTCCTCAAGGGCCTGGAAACGCTGAGCCTGCGCATGAAGGCGCACTGCGCCAATGCCCAGCAACTGGCCGAATGGCTGGAGCAGCAGGACGGTGTCGAGAAAGTCCATTACGCTGGCCTGAAAAGCCACCCGCAGCACGCGTTGGCTCAGCGTCAGCAGAAAGGTTTCGGTGCCGTGGTGAGTTTCGAGGTCAAAGGTGGCAAAGAGGGCGCCTGGCGCTTTATCGATGCGACCCGGTTGATTTCGATCACCGCCAACCTCGGTGACAGCAAGACCACCATCACCCACCCGAGCACCACCTCCCACGGCCGTCTGGCGCCGCAGGAGCGTGAAGCGGCGGGCATTCGTGACAGCCTGATCCGAATTGCGGTCGGTCTGGAAGACGTGGCCGACCTGCAGGCCGATCTGGCGCGCGGGTTGGCTGCCTTGTGA